Genomic segment of Lepidochelys kempii isolate rLepKem1 chromosome 23, rLepKem1.hap2, whole genome shotgun sequence:
CGAGGCGTCCAGAGGTGAGTATCTGTGCTGCTCAACGCTAAGTGTtaaggatggggggtgggggggggggaaggtggaggggaaaAGAACAGCTGAGACCTGAACCTTCCCCCAAAACTCAGTCAGGGTTGACTCTGGATTGACCCCAGCGGACTGAGATcagaacccagccctgcccccagtgcagtcAGGAGTGACTCCGGATTGACCCCGGGGGCTGAGACCAGAGCCCGGCTCACAGGTTCCAtgtagatcaggggtctcaaactgcGGGCCGCCAGCTCCCCGTGgcaccctccaccacccccccagCGTTTACCAagagcagctccagcccagcgtgcaccgggggcagggcaggctccctgcctgcctgccctgcccccgcgccactccaggaagcggctgggcacaggggtctgtgtgttgccctggccactcctccaggtacctcccccgaagctcccgtTGGCCGTGTctgcttcaggggaggtacctggaggagcggccagggcaacacacagacctctgtgccccccccccaccaggtcccagccactTCCCGGAGtggtgcaggggcagggcaggcaggcagggaacctgccctgcccccggtgcatGCCGGGCTGGACCCGCCCCCCGAACGcctcctgcagccgaaccccTGCCCTGACACGCCTgctacaccctgcacccctcctgcaccccaaccccctgccctaagccccctgccgcacccctcctgcaccccaaccccttgtcgtgagctccctgctgcaccccacacccctgctgcaccccgaccctctgccctgagccctctgccgcaccccacacccctcctgcaccccaaccccctgccctgaccccctgccccaccctgcaccccgaccccctgccctgagcccccgacacacccctcacccctcctgcaccccctgggggcagggagggagcggagttggggtggggatttcggggaaggagttggaatgagggcagggaaggggtgggaagaggcggggtaggggcggggcctcatggatggggtggagtgggggcagggccagggcagcggGTGTGgggtcagtggtgcggccctcgggccaatgtactagtcctcatgtggccctcgtggccATTTgcgtttgagacccctgctgtaGATGCAGTGAGGTGTCTGTTATCCGCGGTGCTGTCCCTGGAGCTGGGCACTGAGGGCAGGTTACAGACACATGGGGAGGGGTTTGTGTCTCCCCATCTCACTCCTGTTTGTGTGTGAACGCAGAGCTCCCTGAGCCCAGACCCTCCATCTCCGCCAGCCCCAGCGGGGTGATCGTCCCGGGGGCAGCCGTCACCATCTGCTGTCAGTGTCGGTGCGAGGCCAGGAGGTTATTTCTGTATAAGGATGGAATCCAAATCCAGGAGCTGGACGCTGCTGGGGACGGGGGTGAATTCACCATCCCCAGCGCCAGACGGGAAGACGCAGGGTTCTACCACTGCAGATCTCGCTCCAGATCGGAGCCGGAGCCCCATGATTACCTGCGGATTGTTGTAGCAGGTGAGGGTCCCGGGGAGCAGGGACAGAGTCATGGGGGGGGTTCCCAGCCGCTGTAGATTCAGGACTGACGTGGggggggatccctgcccccaggggtcCTTGGGGTGTCCCTTACTTCCCCGGGCTTCCATTTCCCCTTGTATGAATCATCCTCCCTGCACCTTGTGTCTGGTTACAGAGTCGGGGTTGGCTTTAGGGTGGGGGCTTTTTCTCACTGTGCCTGTGCAGCTCCCCGCACCTCTGACTGCCaggcccccccagctctaaccactagacgccactcccttcccagagccagggacagaacccaggcgtcctggctcccaggctcgGGGGGACTATTAAGTGGATAGACAGGTACAGAGGGTGCTCTGGATTTAGGTCCTCAGGCAGTTTCGGTCGTAGCTCCCAGAAATCTCTGGGATCTCGGAGAGGTTCCTCTGGCTGGGTTTTCTCCCAGGGGCCCCGGGTCTGGGACCGTGCGGTGAGGACGGGGCGCAGTGACTGTGCCGGGTCCTGTCTCACGGCCTGTCTCCTTCTCACTGCAGAGCTCAGCTACCCCAAACCCTCCAtctccctgagccccagcaggggaGTCACCCTGGGGAGAACTGTGACCATCCGGTGTGAGTGTCGATGCCAGAAAGCGACATTCCTCATGTATAAACTTGGAAACCTGGACGTACGGCGCTGGTTTGAGACTGTTGGGGACGTGGCTGAGTTTACCATCCACAACGTGAGCCGGAGACACACAGGGAGCTACAGCTGCCAATATGGCACCAAATTGGACCCCTCCGTCTGGTCGCATCCCAGCGACCCCGTGGAGCTGATGGTAGCAGGTGAGGGGCCCGGCTCAGTATCTCCGCTCTGTGAGAGGGTTCCCAGGGTGGGTCTATGGAACCGCTGgaccctctgtcccaccaacctggtgagacctcatctggagtactgtgtccagttttgggccccacactacaagaaggatgtagataaattggagagagtccagcgaagggcaacaaaaatgattaggggtctagaacacatgacttatgaggagaggctgagggagctgggattgtttagtctgcagaagagaagaatgaggggggatttgatagctgctttcaactacctgaaagggggttccaaagaggatggctctagactgttctcaatggtagcagatgacagaacgaggagtaatggtctcaagttgcagtgggggaggtttagattggatattaggaaaaactttttcactatgagggtggtgaaacactggaatgcgttacctagggacgtggtagaatctccttccttagaggtttttaaggtcaggcttgacaaagccctggctgggatgatttaaactgggaattggtcctgcttcgagcagggggttggactagatgaccttctggggtcccttccaaccctgatattctatgattctatgattctaacctggGGTATCCCTCGCaactgtgatgctgatgtcaagctacaaacctctggcaggtCCTGCACTTACCCAGCCATCCACAGCCAGGGACACACCCACCGGAGTTACATGAATGATTTCCCAGGATCTCACAAACCATTAATAGGGACGCGCCAGTCAAGTCCCTCCCAGATTCCCAGCCTGGTACTGTcctgcactggtcagaagcctggccagtgtctGTTCATTACCCAGTCCGCCCCTCCCTCGATGGGGAGAGGACacgcaccagcctttgtaacctgagctgagatttcccaggtttcagagtagcagccctgttaatctgtatccgcaaaaagaacaggattacttgtggtctctaaggtgccacaagtactcctgttctttttgagatttCCCaggcacttcaaccaaaacacactgtttgaGCTCAAATAGAAAAGAGATGTATTAACTCCAGAGAGATGGAGTTGAAGTGATTATAACTAGCAAGCGTAGAGATCAGGGTCAGTTacttaagaaacaaaaataaactggcagtctgagttctacaaactaaccaggatttgaatcaagcagcgTCTCCCTCGGTAGCTGGTACCCACAGGTCACAGATCTTCAGTACACAGACTGGAACTGCCTTCCAGCCGGGACCaccctccccagttcaaagtctt
This window contains:
- the LOC140901860 gene encoding leukocyte immunoglobulin-like receptor subfamily A member 6: MVSALTVLFIGCWLAGQSEASRELPEPRPSISASPSGVIVPGAAVTICCQCRCEARRLFLYKDGIQIQELDAAGDGGEFTIPSARREDAGFYHCRSRSRSEPEPHDYLRIVVAELSYPKPSISLSPSRGVTLGRTVTIRCECRCQKATFLMYKLGNLDVRRWFETVGDVAEFTIHNVSRRHTGSYSCQYGTKLDPSVWSHPSDPVELMVADYTWDNIVRLALGAGILLALALILAEAAHGWRRGRR